One Triticum dicoccoides isolate Atlit2015 ecotype Zavitan chromosome 3B, WEW_v2.0, whole genome shotgun sequence genomic window, GACAGAAACTGGCCATCGCATTCCATATTTCAATCACATCTGCTTCAGGCTGCAAGTGGGAGTCCCACGTAATGTCGCATCAACCCACATAATTATGTGGGATTAAGTGGGATGTCCACATAAAAATAATTGGGACTATGTGGGTTGTCACATACCCACATAATCTGAATGCAAAAATTGAAAATACAAAAAGTACATGTTAGGATACAGCAAGTTCATACTGTTTACTCTCCATGTATTAAGACTACAACCTGTCAGGATACAGCAAGTACATAATCTGAATGCAAGATAAATTGCATTAATACAACCTGCCATCCTTTATTTGCAGCAAGACTAAAGACAAAATCAATTACGATAAGACTAGAGGCTAAAACaagatgaatttttttagctcttcaAGATCTTCCATCACCATCAACCTGCCATCCTTTTTTTGCAGCAAGACTAAAGACAAAATCAATTACAATAAGACTAGAGGCTACAGCAAGATGAATTTTTTCAGCTCTTCAAGATCTTCCATCACCATCAACCTGCCATCCTTTCTTCAAGTAGCAAACTAGCAACCCATATTTCCTGTCAAAAAATATGTCCGTCAGTCCATTTGCATCATAAGAATCCATTTTACAGGATAACTTAGGACTTTACAAGAAACATTGGAAGTCAAACAAGTAGCAAAGTAGAAACATTCAACTTTTCTTCAGAACAGAGGGTAGATGAACATTTTGTAGTAATAAGAATGCTGCTTGTTGCACAGTAGCTTAAATGATTCAAGGCAATCACTACATATACCATGATCTTCTTCATCTGTCTCCAATGATACGCCTTTGTATTTTTCTGGATCTGCAAAACACAAAACACATAAATTATTAGATTAACtatggttatcaatttttgtgagcAATAAAAGAAAGCCTTACTAACCATCAGTTCTCAGCCAATCTTGTAGGCAAATCAAAGCTTCGACGGTGGAGCAAGAAAGACTGCTCCTATAGTCGCTGACAATGCGTCCTCCAGAACTAAAAGCAGACTCGGATGGCACTGTGGACGCCGAAATAGCTAATATGTCGCGAGCAATCGTAGAGAGTACCGGATACTTGGGAGAGTTGATTTTCCACCATTCTAATATGTCCAACTCTTTCTTCCGTGGATACAACTCCTCTTTCAAATACTGATCCAGCTCATTATTTGCTTGTCCTTTTTTGCAACGGATATAATGATCCCACTCTGCAAGTGGAtcatcgtcttcttcatcctcctcggcACCAGGACTCCCACAATCTTCTTGTTGGTGATGAACAGGAATCTCTAGAGAGTACTGATCGAAAAGCTTTTGGATTGCTTTCTTTAATTTAAGCATCCATTTATTGGCTTCAATTTCACTTCCAAAGTCTTTTAACATATATTCAAGTAGATCAAACTTAAACCTTGGATCAAATACAACCGGAACACAAATCGACTTGTAGGACTTCTTCCAATACTTCTCTAACTTTATTTCCATTTGCTGCACCATATGCGCAATGATGGTGTTCTTACTTGATGACTCTCTCTTCAAGATCTTCTTAATCTTACATAGCCGGGGGAAGTAGAAATGACTAGTCGGATACTTAGATCCAAAGAGAAGTTTGGTTGCTGTGTAAAATCCTTTTAGCAATTTGCATGCAGATTCAGCCATTTTCCATTCAATAGGTGTTGGACAAAACTCGTACTCCTTGTCTTGCTGCCCTAAGGCATCAAATGCACTTCTAAATGGTATAGCTGATTCAAGCATCAAATATGTGGAATTCCAACGAGTTTGTACATCTACAGAAGGCTGCCTAACAAAACAACACCCCACTTGATTGATTATCCTCAATCAAATTTTTCTCCAAGAGCTGGAGACCCTCAAAATCTACATCAACAACCCTCCTCTCCTCTGGTTTAGAGGCCTCCAGAGACTTCTTATTTTCTTGCACCTTCTCATAATCTTCAAGGGTCATCTCCTGCTCCAAAGTAACGCATCAGTAAAAAGCTTGAAAAACAGCTAAAAGTGAGGAAAGTGTAGGAAAGTACAATTTTGTCTTGTTCAATGGGAGCCTCCTGCTCTTTCTCAGCAGCGGTCCCATTAGGAGCATCCCCATTAgagtcttccttcttaggctgttgcttcttcagcttcctcttGGCAGAGCCACTGAGGCACTTGGTCTTGTCAGATTCAGAAGCAAGGACGGCTTCAACAGCATTCTCAGCAGGGGCTTCATGGACAGCagctatcttcttcttcttcttggagccaGACCTTGGGAGTTCATGCCCAGGTCGCTTCTTGCGAGcctcgccggtgagggccatggtggAGGTTGACGGCGGCATTGGGGCTGGCATGGAGGATATGGACAACTGCACTGGTCCGACCATAGGGGAGTTGGAGGGATGCGCCGGTCCCGCCGTGGTGGAGTTGGACAGCTGCGCTAGTCTGGCCGTGGAAGAGTTGGACGGCGGCGCTGGTGCAGCTGTGGGGGAAGTGTACGACGGCGTTGGTGCGGCGACGTTGGAGGTGGAAGGCGGCGCTGCGGCGTCCACGGAGATGATGGATGGCGGCGCAATCTGACAGAAGGTTAAATGACTAGATATGTCAAAAGGAAGTAGAACAAACACCATATTTATATCAGAGAAAACATTACAGATTACACAAAATAAAAATTGCTATATCTTGGAAGGGCACGGAAGCACGTCTCTTCTCCCGTGAACACAATAAAGCTATTTAGTTAAGAAGTCAGCATCAATCAACACTGATGCTGTTTCACAATAGTAGTAAGAGAAGATAACGATACGGTTTACCGTTTGGAAACtccagcttgtttcatatgagacAAGATATAGGCACATCCAAAGGTACATCTTTCTTTTGTGGCTTGCATTTCAGTTAAGTCTATCTGAACTTACCTATTTTACAGTATTTGAAGTTTCCAAATATCAGGCACATCCAAAGATAAAGAGAAGTTAAATTTTGAACAGATCAAGAATGGCAAGGAATTGCTTCCAGAACAATGACACAATGAACCGCAATGTAAACCGCAATGTCGATAAAGCTGAGCTTCCAAATACTAGCCAATAAGGTACTATACTGGCTGCTTATAAAAGGCTCTTACTCCGTCAGTGCGATGGCACTAAACAGCAGTACATGAAATTTACTGAAACATCTCCGTCCCTACTCCTCGGCAGCAAGAGTTTCAAGTATTTTGATTATTATTACTCCAGTTTGGTGCCCTGCGTCATTTCTATCTTTCAGAATGTATAAGATGGAATGCTACTGTTAATTCATCACTGATATATATTCATGGATtcatggattcaaaaaatgtttgcaaattaaaTAATTtcccaaattcaaaaaatgttcacaaacttaAAAAATCATGGGAGCTTAGTATCTCTATAGATGGAACTCATAGATATCTTTTTCACTCTAGCATTCTCCAATTGTGCACGCATTCAGATTAGATTAAATCATACAGTATCACATATGTAGTCAACCGAGCATTGACATTTTCTTTTCCTTACGACCCCAGACGACCAGCATTGACATACAGTAGCAATGGATAAGGAGACTGGATTCTTTTGAAGTACATTAATATCGTTGTGACATTGTTTAATTTGCTATCGCTAGGTAATCATTTAGCAAAGGCGTCAAGCCACTAGCTAGCTACAACATCTTGGACTGAAGAATTGAACTCCTCCACTGCAGCACTGCCTCACTCCATTACTCTATTATCTCAAAAGGAAAAGCAAACACAATTATTGATGTGCATTCTACAAGCCCAAACTCATCTAAGACATGGTCACCTCTCTCATCTAATGAATCATCAGTTTCCTGCTGCTTGAAGGACATACAATTGGCCTCAACCTGGTGGTTTCATCAGTAGGGCGAGAACTAAATGAGAACTGAAAGATAACATTTAGGATAAGAAGTTGAGATGATGACCGGCTGAAGTTGAGCACCATGCTTCAGTAGGCCAAGAAGGCAAGAACACATGTGGCAATTTACAGATCCACACCGTTTCAGAAGCAAATACAGGCGACAGAGATCCACTAGATTcacagtaaaattaagattgaaagGATTGCATCTTCAGCCGGTCTCACAAGGCCAGATCTCAAGGGGATAACCGGATAGCTACCTTGGCAGGTTCTTCTTGGACAGCAagaatcttcttcttcttgcagGGAGGTCGCTTCTTGCGCATCGCTGGTGACAGCCATGGTGgtggccgacggcggcgccgctggGGCGGGCATGGAGGAGGTGAATGGTTGCTCTGGTCCAGCAGTGGGGGAGTTGGAAGGCGGCGCTGGTACAGCCGTGGGGGAGGTGGACCGCGGCGCTGGTGCAGTTGTGGGAAAGGTGGACGGCGGCACTGATGCGGGTACGATGGAGGTCGAAGGCGGCGCTGGGGCGTCCATGGAGATGATGGATGTGGGCGTTGCGGCTTCTATGGGGTAGGTGGACGGCGGCGCTAGATCGGCCATTGGGAAGGTGGACGGCAGCGCTAAGCCGGCCATGGGGAAGCGGCAGCGGTGGCGTGCCTTATCCTAGCATCGTacgaagaggggaacaaggaagacAGGAAGAGGGGAATTAAGTGGGTCATACGTGGAAAACGTGGGTCAACCCACTTAGCCCACATTCTAAATCGCAGGTTACGCGGGCGTGCACGAGCACAAATTAAGTGGGTTTTTATGCGGGCGCCGTGGACGACCCGTGTCCACTTGCAGCCTGACATTTGCTTTTCTCGTGCCAAAATAGCGCAAGTCAAACCGATAGGGTAGTAGTAGATATACTCATGTAAATGAAAAACACCCATGACAAAGTGAAAAGAAAAGGTAAAAAGCAGAGAAAAGAAAGAGGCGTCATGTGTCCAGCAGCCACAGCTTTGCACCACTCTCTCACGGATTGGACCGGATCGGCACGTTTCGGTGTCCGCGCTGCGCTGCACCGACTTCACGtcgctctctttctcctcctctgatTTGGGACTGAAAACCATTCCCTGTCGACGCTGTCCACAGCACGCTCGCTTTTCCTCCGTCGCAACATTCAGCAGCCACCCAGAAGACACCTCGCTTGCAACTACTACAAGTGACATAAAGACATGGTTTATCTTCAAGCGCCAGCCAAGAAGTAGTATCGTCATACAGCTGCTGCCGTATCAGGAGTGAGAGTGACCAGGCGACGTAAATCAAGTGGTAAACTTGGCTAGCAATATCACTCAGTTTGAAATGGCAACGTAGTTGGAATTGTTCTTTCATTGCTAagcagggagggagagagagagagagagagagagagatggtataATCCAAGAGTATGAGTATCAGTTGGTGTACCGGCTCCTCGGAACAAACTCTGTTTTGCTGTCTAGCAGGTTGataattttttctttctttatGTTATTAATATAGTTCCTTGTTGCAAGAGCGTCCAAGCTTGCCTCCTCTTGAAAAAATAATTCAGCAGGTCCATCGACCCCATCGGCGATGGGCGACGGCTGGCCTGCCCTTGGAGGGACATATTGTCACGCTCATCTTGACTAATCGCTGCTTTACAGCTAAGGATCAAGCTGTAAACCTAAATAGATTAGAAGGCATGTCCTGGGCGATTAGTACACGCTGCCATCTGCATAACATATGCATAAAGAGAAATATGCATATAAGTATAACAGGATGGGTCAGCAGATCGCTGCAGATCGGTCTGACTTTACAAAAACGATGATTGAGATACAAGCGGTCGGAATGATTTTTCTACGCCATGTCGTTGTCGACAAGTACAAGTGTGCAATTACATATGGAACATGTGTTGATGCGTTCTGTGTATGATCAGGGTCAGATGGCTAAGGAATCAACACACGCTGGTCCTCACAATCCTCTGGTCTAGAGTCTGGACTATTCAGACATGAGAAATATGCTTGCACAAGTTGGCGTCCATCCTTTGATGTCCCAGTTCGGTTGGCCAACGATCAACACGTACGCCCtgaatttttttaaaggattccgGTGGCGGGTGCCCTAGAAAGCAAAACTGCGAGCATCAAAGAAAGGAAAGATTCAAAGCTATAGAGGTCCGAGAACGACCTTGGCGGAGGACCATTTCTTTTCTTCGATGTGTCGCGCCTACCCGCGCCACGGCATGGCATCAATCTTTCCTTTATTGTTTTGCGATGCATCGATCGATCTTTCTGCTGCGACTGCACGTCTCTTCCTGGAGCTTTAGTTCCTACATACACTTGCGCGGTCGGGCACCGGATTCTTTCGCTCGAGCAAATGGACCCAAACAGAAGCATCGGAGGAAAGTTGCGTGTAAATTGTCCGGCAACAACGTTTGGCTGAAGCTGCAGCAAGTTCCTAAAGCAGCTATGCTTCTGGAACTAGACTTGAAGGCTTTCCTGCCTAGTTTAAGCAGGGGTTGGATAGGGTGGGTAGGCACTTACCGGGATGACCGGCTTTGCAAGGAAGCTTTATTAGCTATCTATAGgtactacactacactacactactAGTGATTGAACTTGAGAGGAAGTTAAAAGCCAACTCGCTAAACGTGCTAAAGATCGTTGTGTTCTGTACTTCTTGATGAAAGACCAGTAGATGAGCTAACAACCAGCCACACTAACTGAATCCACCATTGCGGCCGCTCTGCTTTGGGCAGCAGAAATCAAGGGGAAATGGTCGGATAATGCATCATCAGCAACATGTACAAGGGAAAACCGATTTGCCCCCCTGAGCATCAAATAGTTGGGCAAGCGCCCACGGCCCCGTCATATGAGGGTAAGGATTTGATGATATTTTCTTCAGAATATTTATTGAAGTGCAGACTGGATTTATTGTGTGTGCAAAGTTTAGATTGTAGATGTTTGAAACATACAACTATAAGGaaggatgctatgagatgagacccATTATGTTACATCATGATAAAGGCATCTAATCATAAAATTTTACAAGATGAGCCATTACACTTCCTTGGCTAAATTTCTCAACTTGTCAATCACCGGCGAGAGCTATGATGGTGCAACGACGACGAAGTTCGACCACGGCATTAGCTAGAATTTTGTGGTTTAAGCTCTTGGCTGTAATTTCCACTTTGTTTAGGGCCTTTTCGGTGTATCTATAACCCCATTAGCTAGTTGTAACGATGTCCTCTTTATTTAGTTTCTGCTAGTTTTAATCTTAAAAATGATCAAATTGATCTTCAACACGATTTAAATTAAGAAACCTAGTTAATTCTGTGTAAGCACACCATCTTGCTAATTTTCACGAACATCATGCAAACTTTAGATTTTCACCAATGAGCGACACATGGGACTCAGAAAATGAAAGATATGATGCCCAAAATAAGTCAGAACCTACTACCCATTCAATCTCATCTGCTTTTATTTTTCCTTTGCCAAAAGATCACAAGTCAAATCGATAGGATAGTCGATATACTCTTCGGACCTCTAAAACACGCACGACAAAGTGAAAATGAAAGGTAAGAAAGTAGAGAAAAGAAACGGTGTCTGCACTGCACGTCACGTCCCTTTCTTTCTCCTCTGATTTCGGACATGAAAACCATTCCCTGTCGACATCTTCCACTCTTTGGCTCCATCGCAACATTCTGTGGCCAAGAGATGGTACTCCTTATGAATGGAAGACTCGGTTCATCTTCAAGCGTAAACAAAGAGGTCTCAAGGCTAAACAAAGAGGTTTCATCTTCAAGCGTAAAGGAACTCCCAGGAGTATGAGTTGGTCTGCCGACTCCTCAACGAACTCTGTTTTGCTGTCTTAACAGGACAATTCTTtctttctttaatttcttcttggaAGAACGTCGTCGTCTCTTTGAAAATAAAAGTTAGGGTTGCATGGAGGGAAGAAAAACCATAAATATCTTAAATTAGTAGGCATAAGTGA contains:
- the LOC119279155 gene encoding translation initiation factor IF-2-like, with the translated sequence MRKKRPPCKKKKILAVQEEPAKIAPPSIISVDAAAPPSTSNVAAPTPSYTSPTAAPAPPSNSSTARLAQLSNSTTAGPAHPSNSPMVGPVQLSISSMPAPMPPSTSTMALTGEARKKRPGHELPRSGSKKKKKIAAVHEAPAENAVEAVLASESDKTKCLSGSAKRKLKKQQPKKEDSNGDAPNGTAAEKEQEAPIEQDKIEMTLEDYEKVQENKKSLEASKPEERRVVDVDFEGLQLLEKNLIEDNQSSGVLFC